From Tachysurus fulvidraco isolate hzauxx_2018 chromosome 6, HZAU_PFXX_2.0, whole genome shotgun sequence:
GACCCTCTTACGGACCGTTTCTCTGAAAACGTTTGAAAAGGTTTGATAAATGACTTTGTGCGTTTAGGAAAAATGACAAAGACTGTTTGAACAAGGTGACTTTACCTCTTTGGTTCTCCAGAGTTGGTGTTTAAGGAGGTTGACGGGTGCTGAGGCTGGTTACGGGGAGCTGCAGGAGGAGGGCTGCTGAAGATGAAGCCGCTCAGGAACCTCCACACCGCCAGCAAAGGGTACAGGATGGTGCCCAGAAAAGCCCACATGCCACCTGAGCTAGAGGACTGGACTACGGTGTTAGTGGGCCTTCCTGTCTGCTGTgggaacaacacacacacacacacacacacacacacaccaaaaaaattaataaataaaaagatttttgggACACCGATTTATTCCAGACCAACTAACAAACCAGCCTGTGATCCATCACTACTCTCAGGAACTCACCGGCAGCAGGACGATGGAGGCACTGGGTGCGAGCTCGAGCTCCAGTAAAGTCTTCTCCAGATCTTCAGCTGTGAACTCCCGTCTCGGGAACATGGTGGCCAGAGAGAAGCGGCCGAACCTGTTGCCTACTTCCTGTGAGAGACAGGCGAGTTATTAAGGGAAGAAGTGTAGAATACTATCGATTCTAAAAGCAAATGCATAAATGCTAAAACTTAATGCATTAATCTTGTTGAGGAAAaaaagtgtatatgtgtgtgtatatatatatatggacatCTTTACCAATACCTttggggggaagtcgtggcttaatggttagggagtctgactcctaaccctaaggttgcgggttcgagtctctggACAGCCGTGTCTGAGGTGCCCATTAGCAAGGCGCCAACccacccaactgctccccgcAATATAAATGCctgcccactgcttcgggtgtgtgttcacagtgtgtgtgtgtgtgtgtgtgtgcactttggatgggttaaatgcagagaacaaattctgagtatgggtcaccagctgtatgtcacgtcacctcACTTTCATACTGATTCCGGCAATTTTTATCcttaatatgcaaaaatgataatataataaatataatgagtCATTTAGGGATGTTTAAAGCGTTGGAgtactgattagaaggttgtgagttcaaatcccagaaccACCGATCTGCCAGGGCTCAGTTGTATAAGAGACAAATGCAGGTGTCTTTTGTTCCCGTGTGTGTGAAACGGCCAGTGGACACGGGCTTAAAGTGTACACGATGCACTGACTGACCTGAGCTGCAAACTGCCTGGCCTCCTGCAGCTTCGTCTCTGAGGGAAACTGATTGGTCAGGGAGGAACCGTCAGGTAGGCGGAACTGTATCCTGGCAATCGCACTGTGAGGAAAGGAGCACAGTTCACTCCTGAGTGATACAGGAAGCTACTGCGACGGTTACACCTATGTATGTGATTGCTGATTCGTCCAAATGACTCaatgttgtatttttaacaGTATCGTCTGCCTGCGTACAAATACATCtcaagaacaataaaaaaaaaacatctcatgaactctttctttttataaacGTGagaccttctctctctctgcgcagCTTCTTTCTTCATCTCCTGCTCGGCCTGTCTGGCTTGGAGGGCTGCTGCTCTGGCTGCGTCGGCCTCCTCCTGGGTTTTAGAGTAGCGCGCTGCTCGGTCTGCACGGTCCTGTAACAGCACAACCGTAGCGTGAGTACATACTGTGTCTTTATACAGCCTTCTGTTATATAaggtgttgtaaaaaaaaatcaatccaaTTTTCTACCCAGCAATACAAACATCCTGCTCGCTGACGGTCTAATAAACAAACCtgcacattttatacatttattacgATCcctgttaaaggtggggtctccgttgtttgagaaatgcttcagaaaaccgagtcgggccgccGAACGAAACAAATACGAAACTAACGtgtggccaatgagcagaaatgggcgtgtcttgtcgatatgggcggagagagtgttcagtgcgcatgtgtgacattagcagaaagcggttttaacatcgacatggaggataaaaacaaagaaagaaagagaagaaaggcttacgataaggacaagaagtaggacgtgttaatataggatcagctttccagcgctggagagaactgaaggagcaggaagttggccacatattcacaggttggagtttcccgagtcaataactcctgagctaaacgctgttactacacaaataacacctcttttctatcgtagtaatgtagagaggcagctacaaccgcgttttgtgtagtaacagcgtttagctcaggagttatcgacttgggaaactccgacctgtgaacatgtggccgactttacttaagacgccgaggcgctttcttccttctcgataggtgagtaacgttggttttgctttgttacacagaactaatatatgcctttgtcctttacatgattatgcttgtgtgtcatttttgcttgtttgtttatctacaatcgtattgttcttcccttcagctatgataaagacacgtttctttctgttagtccccagggttacgtatgtatgtgtgggcggagctatcgatacaggggtgggacctgtttgtgttaggggcgtgtttgttttggtgatttcaaatgtcgacattggctttcaaacaacggagatcCCACCTTCAAGTAAGAAAAGCATCACAGGCGCCGGTCAGCTTTTAATGTTAAGGGCATCAGTTCATTGTAAACGCATGTCatactgaaatattacagaaacatgtttatttctgttcagtTAAGTGTAAGATGTCGTTAAGTTAAGACCTGAGCTATCTGCTGTTTGACTCTCTCTCTAGCCGCCTTCTCCTCGGccttctctctgttcctctcctCCAGTATGCGCTTCGTTTTGTCGTCCTCCTGCTTCCGCTTATAATCCAGCATCTCCTTGCCCAGCTTCCGCCGCTCcatctctttctttatctcgtTCTGAACATGAGAAAGGACTCGTTAGACTGGGCTTTACCTCGTGTATGAGCAACCATAGCAACCAAAATGGAAATGTGGTGTGAATCTGATAGAAATCACAACGCTTGCCTCTTCTTCTCCCTTTCGTTTCTGTTCTCGTCTTTCTTCCAGCTTCTTCGTTAACCTTAAAAGAAATAGAAACGCATGAAAACAAGAGAAGAGGTAGCTCAGGTGTTAAGgttttggactactgatcggaagatTGTGAGTTTCAATCCCAACACCACCAAAGCTGTGTGATACATCCTGCaactcttttttccttttttttagcaGTACTTAAGCAGCTGTCTCACGATGTAGCTcgtatttttgtttaaaagtgcAGCCTGAAACCGAAATGACTTGCTTCACTTCCTGTACTTTGGTTAAGTCAGTACTGAAAGCACCGTATGTGAAAGCAGCCAGATGAGAACCTGTATTAAAATAAAGGATTATAGATGATAGAACTATACGATCATGGCCATGCTTTCTTTTATATCGCATCCATGTTATTGTTGAGTCGTTAGTCTGTCTTTGAGTAATCCTAATGCTGAAAAGATCACTGATCTCTGTATAAAACCGTTACCTCTCGACCTTAGCGTCCAAAGGCTCCTCTGCCTGAGACCCCTGAGACGCATCATCTGAAGACTGGCTTCTTTCATCACCCGGAGTCACTTGACCAGAAGCCCCTGCTTCATCCATGGGCATGGACAGAGCTTCTATAAAGattcaaaacaattaaaaatccAAGGTAATTTCACAAACACGTTCAATCGACGCTGAAGAAGCTCTGTGAGAAGAATCAATGAGAAGCTCTGACGCATCTGACGCCCAGTCCTGCCTCGACTAAACCGAAATCATGACATGCAAACGAAGAAGCTTTGCATGACTCTGACACGTGTAAAGCTCTTTAAAGTCGTTCAACATGAATACGGAGTAAACAGGTGCAGGTCGGAGCCATGCGGTTTTTCCTCAGGTCTCACCTTTAGATGCGGAAGCAGCAGTGGAGGAGATTCCTGGAGAATTTACAGAAGTAGAATGACTTCCTTCCTGGATCGACGTCTCCGGGTTTGGCCGAGCTGGAGCGGCCGTCTGCTGAGAGTGCGTCTATACGGGCAGAAGGGAGAAAAAAGTATTGCATAATAGTTTACTAAGATGACAGAAAATTgagaattttaataataataataataataataataataataataataataattgtacctGCTTGACTTTGTTTATTCTGTTGGTCAGTTCCTCTGCAGAGACGCCACCAGCGATGATCTCCAGGGGAACTCCATTGTCACCGATGAAGAAGCTGGATGGAATGCACACCACGGGATCTACCAGGAACTAGTGTTAAGGAacgataaataataataataataacgctTTCACATCAGGGCCGTTTTGTTAAGCGCATCATCCACTAATGTATCGGGATCATAAAAATCTGATATAAAATCTGTAATGGATTCAGGACCGAGTCGAACCCTggaatcaataataataactaatcataataataataataataataacacagtcaGAATGCTGGTTAGAAGGATACAGATCTGTGAAAACTGGACACACGTCTCACTGCGAAAAACAAGAGACATCCGTTTAATtcaatgtgacaaaaaaaaaaggtctggcATATAATAGAATGTTATTAAATATCCAGCCGTATGGACGACGTCACCTTTTAGCGTCCACTTTAATGGCGACGAAGCAGTTGTCGGTGAGCTCGGCTACCCGCTCGTCCTCCCAGCTGGACAGCATCTGTGTGGACTGCTCGTCATCTCCTAGTGATGAACAGATCATGGTTGCTGATCTAGCTTCGAATGGATTTAATTTATGTACCACTGGCACAAAtcggagagagagatagagatagagagagacagagaatgagaaagacagacagagagagagagagagagagagagagagagagagagagagagatactgtacagacagacagagagagagagaaagacagagccAGGCTcttttgggtgacaccggagactGAGGGTTATTACTCATGTTACCACAGCAGTAGACTGACTACAGAGTCACACGAtgctctgtgtttaaaaaaaaaaagatgtagaGTACAAGCATTTGTAACGAGATAAACTCAACATTTATTAGAGATTTGAATTCAACTTCTAATCCGTGCAGACTTTAGGCTTTCCGAGTAAGAATGCCGCCTGCTCTCGGGCACTAACGGTGACggtatttctgtttctgtaagTGACAGATAGGTGTTACGGTTACATCCACACGAGCTCCAGGACGTGAGGTTTCCCAGCCGAACACAGCTACAGGACTTCGGCTCTCGTCGTCCTTTAGTGGAACACTTTATGTAGATGTTAACCACTGCGTAGCAGGAACACTCACAAGACCTTTGTGAAGCGTCCCACGGAGGACGTACTCCAAGATAACGACCGAATCCACCACGTCCCTATACGCTTACCGAAGACGaagggacggacggacggatgaTTCATCAATTAAAATAATCCCGATGCACAGTTGTTCTCTCTGCAGCAGAATCTTACAGAGATGCAGGTGTATGTAAATGTCTAGTCCTGAATGCTGACTGCTGGACATGTTGTGCACTACATCTGTTCACTTCTGCTGCATTTCTGCTGTTATTGCACCAGGAAAGAAATCATATTTGGGATACAGccgctttttgtttgttttttatatggCACCAGCAGATGAGGCAACAGTTACGGCTGTGTTCCAAATCACTCCatagtgagtgagtaaatgagtaagtaagtaaataaataaataaatagtgcacTACGCGTTACATCAATGTGGTGCTTTTCTAGGGCACATGAAGGTCTCAGCTAGCTTCATTTAAACTCtgtgctttatatttatatctgaaACGATTCCATTACTTATACCTTGTACTGTACATCCCAGACGGATTAACTCAGTTAGCTTAGCTTTAGCTTAGCATTAGCTTAGCTTTCGTTACATTCTCTAGGCCTTTGCCGTAGCCGTTAGCTTTAGCAAGTTAGTTTCACGCATCACTTGTGGTTCATTTACCTGCAATGACGACGACAAAAATGGAGCTTTGCTGCTTGGAGGTGGCGATGGCCGCCGGGATGGAGCCCTGAAACCAACGCATCTTCTCCTGAATCACACTACGGACACTTTGAGTGTGACAGTTGTCGCTTTGCATCTATACTGTCATATCATCTAGAATCCTCTGAGCTCATCACGGAAGTGACGTACAGTCAATGTGACATGGGATATGTAGTCTGTTTGGGAGGTTATGGCCATTGGCTACTGTggctaaaatgtgtgtgtgtattatatacatattgttTATATACTAAAATGctactcatatatatatatatatatatatatatatatatatatatatatatatcaaggctggatacaccctggacggagtgccaaccccatcgcagggcacacacacactctcattcactcacgcaatcacacactacgggcaattttccagagatgccctgaggaaacccccgaggcacgaggagaacatgcaaattccacacaaacaaggcggaggtgagaatcgaacccccaaccctggaagtgtgaggcgaacatgctaaccactaagccaccgtgccccacttcatatatacataatgtttatatattaaaatctgtggctaaaatgagtgtgtgtttgtgtatgtgtgtgtgtgtgtgtgtgtataagtgaaagtgacgtgacatatggcctgagactcgaacccacaaacatacatacatacatacatacatacataacacagACATAAAATACTGGCGCCCTGTCTCACTCTTGTGTAGTGATTATAAACTACTTTCCAAAGTCCTGGCTAACCGGTTGGCTGAAGCACTGGGTCAGGTCATTCATCCGGATCAGACATATCGCGTGCCCGGCAGAACGATCATTGACTGTATATCCCTAATTCGGGACGTAATAGAATGCTCCAAAAGATTTAAGTTAGACTTTGGTTTGATCTCCTTAGACCAAGAGAAAGCCTTTGACAGAGTCGAGCACAAATAATTATGGGACGTTCTACAAGTTTTTGGTTTTTGCacagatttcattcattcatttcataaaCGGTGGCTTAAAAGCTTGTAGGGGGTACGACAAGGCTGTTCGCTGTCTGGGATGCTGTACTCAATTGCTATAGAACCTCTGTTACAACAGATCAGATCAAAGATGAATGGTCTACACTTATCAAATAGTGCAAATAGCATAAAAGTAGCAGCACATGCCGATGACATAGTAGTTGTAATCACAAAGCAAAGCGATGTAGACACCCTAGCAACGTTACTGGAAAAGTTTAACATGCTATAGAAAGAGTGAGGCTTTATTGTTTGGGAACTGGCCGTGTGAAAAACCAAAGCTTCCGGAGGGGCTAACATGGAGGAGAGGGGGTTTCAAATACCTGGGGGTTGTTTTAGGAGACGAGGCAGACATGATGAAGAACTGG
This genomic window contains:
- the ubxn4 gene encoding UBX domain-containing protein 4 isoform X2; its protein translation is MQSDNCHTQSVRSVIQEKMRWFQGSIPAAIATSKQQSSIFVVVIAVVHKLNPFEARSATMICSSLGDDEQSTQMLSSWEDERVAELTDNCFVAIKVDAKSETCVQFSQIYPVVCIPSSFFIGDNGVPLEIIAGGVSAEELTNRINKVKQTHSQQTAAPARPNPETSIQEGSHSTSVNSPGISSTAASASKEALSMPMDEAGASGQVTPGDERSQSSDDASQGSQAEEPLDAKVERLTKKLEERREQKRKGEEENEIKKEMERRKLGKEMLDYKRKQEDDKTKRILEERNREKAEEKAARERVKQQIAQDRADRAARYSKTQEEADAARAAALQARQAEQEMKKEAAQRERSAIARIQFRLPDGSSLTNQFPSETKLQEARQFAAQEVGNRFGRFSLATMFPRREFTAEDLEKTLLELELAPSASIVLLPTGRPTNTVVQSSSSGGMWAFLGTILYPLLAVWRFLSGFIFSSPPPAAPRNQPQHPSTSLNTNSGEPKRETVRKRVLEKRPEDFKKDGKIYRLRTQEDSEDDNNTWNGNSTQQM
- the ubxn4 gene encoding UBX domain-containing protein 4 isoform X3; the protein is MQSDNCHTQSVRSVIQEKMRWFQGSIPAAIATSKQQSSIFVVVIAGDDEQSTQMLSSWEDERVAELTDNCFVAIKVDAKSETCVQFSQIYPVVCIPSSFFIGDNGVPLEIIAGGVSAEELTNRINKVKQTHSQQTAAPARPNPETSIQEGSHSTSVNSPGISSTAASASKEALSMPMDEAGASGQVTPGDERSQSSDDASQGSQAEEPLDAKVERLTKKLEERREQKRKGEEENEIKKEMERRKLGKEMLDYKRKQEDDKTKRILEERNREKAEEKAARERVKQQIAQDRADRAARYSKTQEEADAARAAALQARQAEQEMKKEAAQRERSAIARIQFRLPDGSSLTNQFPSETKLQEARQFAAQEVGNRFGRFSLATMFPRREFTAEDLEKTLLELELAPSASIVLLPQTGRPTNTVVQSSSSGGMWAFLGTILYPLLAVWRFLSGFIFSSPPPAAPRNQPQHPSTSLNTNSGEPKRETVRKRVLEKRPEDFKKDGKIYRLRTQEDSEDDNNTWNGNSTQQM
- the ubxn4 gene encoding UBX domain-containing protein 4 isoform X4, which gives rise to MQSDNCHTQSVRSVIQEKMRWFQGSIPAAIATSKQQSSIFVVVIAGDDEQSTQMLSSWEDERVAELTDNCFVAIKVDAKSETCVQFSQIYPVVCIPSSFFIGDNGVPLEIIAGGVSAEELTNRINKVKQTHSQQTAAPARPNPETSIQEGSHSTSVNSPGISSTAASASKEALSMPMDEAGASGQVTPGDERSQSSDDASQGSQAEEPLDAKVERLTKKLEERREQKRKGEEENEIKKEMERRKLGKEMLDYKRKQEDDKTKRILEERNREKAEEKAARERVKQQIAQDRADRAARYSKTQEEADAARAAALQARQAEQEMKKEAAQRERSAIARIQFRLPDGSSLTNQFPSETKLQEARQFAAQEVGNRFGRFSLATMFPRREFTAEDLEKTLLELELAPSASIVLLPTGRPTNTVVQSSSSGGMWAFLGTILYPLLAVWRFLSGFIFSSPPPAAPRNQPQHPSTSLNTNSGEPKRETVRKRVLEKRPEDFKKDGKIYRLRTQEDSEDDNNTWNGNSTQQM
- the ubxn4 gene encoding UBX domain-containing protein 4 isoform X1, encoding MQSDNCHTQSVRSVIQEKMRWFQGSIPAAIATSKQQSSIFVVVIAVVHKLNPFEARSATMICSSLGDDEQSTQMLSSWEDERVAELTDNCFVAIKVDAKSETCVQFSQIYPVVCIPSSFFIGDNGVPLEIIAGGVSAEELTNRINKVKQTHSQQTAAPARPNPETSIQEGSHSTSVNSPGISSTAASASKEALSMPMDEAGASGQVTPGDERSQSSDDASQGSQAEEPLDAKVERLTKKLEERREQKRKGEEENEIKKEMERRKLGKEMLDYKRKQEDDKTKRILEERNREKAEEKAARERVKQQIAQDRADRAARYSKTQEEADAARAAALQARQAEQEMKKEAAQRERSAIARIQFRLPDGSSLTNQFPSETKLQEARQFAAQEVGNRFGRFSLATMFPRREFTAEDLEKTLLELELAPSASIVLLPQTGRPTNTVVQSSSSGGMWAFLGTILYPLLAVWRFLSGFIFSSPPPAAPRNQPQHPSTSLNTNSGEPKRETVRKRVLEKRPEDFKKDGKIYRLRTQEDSEDDNNTWNGNSTQQM